One Streptomonospora salina genomic window, GACGGCGCGACCGCGGCCGTGACGACTACGACGACTACGACGACTACGGCGAGCCCGACCCCGGCGGTGCTCCCGCGGCCGCGGGAGCACCGGCCCCGCGCCCGCAGCCGCTGCTGGGCGTCATCACCATCTACACGCTCGCCGACGGCCGCGCCGACGCGTTCGACGAGGCCGCCGAAGAAGTCGTCGACGAGGTGGCCCGCCAGGAGCCCGACACCCTGCTCTTCGCCTGCCACACCGTCGCCGGGGCGCCGCTGCAGCGCATCGTCTACGCCATCTACCGCGACGAGCTGGCCGTCGAGGAGCACGAGCAGCAGCCGCACGTGCTGGAGTTCGGCAGGCGCAGCTCGTCGGCGGTGGTCGCCACCAATGTCATCGAGCTGTCGCTCTCGGGAGCCTCGGCCACCGACAATCTGGCCAGCATGCTGATGTCGCGCTAATGTCGTCGTCGGTGTGCGTCGGCACTCCCGCCTTCGCGAGACCGGTCCGGCCACTCGGGTGCTTTGCCCGGGTTCGCCGGAAGATCCCCTGGTATACGAAGCGACGACGCGTGTGAAGTACCCTTCGTTCAAGTACTGAGCTTTGGGCGCCCTCCGACGCCGCCGCCGTGGCGTGCCCGCCGGCCGGATGTCGGATCCGGGCGGGGCGCCGGAACCAACAGGAGCGTGCTGGTAGCCCGATGCGTAAGTTCCTCGTCTTTGTGATCTTCGTGCTGGTCGTGGTGGCTGTGGCCGACCGCGGCCTGCACTACGCGGCCGAGAGCGAGATCGCCTCGCGCGTCGAGCAGCAGTACGAGATGTCCTCCGAGCCGGAGGTCACCATCGGCGGCTTCCCCTTCCTCAACCAGGCCATCGGCGGCGAGTACGGCCGGATCCGGATCGTCACGGGCGCCGTCGTCGTCGACGACGTCCAGCTCGACCGCGTCGACGTCACGGCGCGCGACGTCACGGCGCCCCTGTCGGACTTGATGACCCGGCCCAGCGTGGTCGCCGACACCGCCGACGCGAAGGTCCTGCTGCCCTACAGCGAGCTGCAGAAGCGCCTGCCCGAAGGCATCGTGATCGAGAACGAGGACGGCCAGCCGCGCATGTCCGGCGACCTGGCCCTCGGCCAGTACAGCACGCCGGTCACGGCCGACCTCGAAGTCGCCGTCGAGGACGGCTCCATCATGGTCACCCCCGCCGACATCGAAGTCGGCCAGAGCCGGCTCGGCGGAGCGGACCTGGTCGAGGACCTGCTGGCGCTGCAGGTGCCGGTTCCCGAGATGCCGTTCGGACTCAACGTCCAGGGCATCGAGGCGCTGCCCAACGGAGTCGAGGTCAACGCCGAAGCGGACGACGTCCAGCTCGTCGGCGGCTCCTCCCCGGCACAGGGGTAGTCTCGTGGACGCGGGCGCAGTCGGCGCCGAAACGGCAGCGGGTACCGCCGCACTCGTCGCGGTGCTGCTGGCCGGAACGGTGTTCGGGCTTCTGCGGCGGCGCCTCGACGGCCGGTTCCGCACCGCGCGCGGCGCCCGCCGCACACGCCCGCTGCCGACGGCGCAGCAGTCGCCAGGGGAGGAGGCGCCCGGTATGGACGCACAGCACGACGGGAGTGCGGGCGCTGCCGCAGACGGGGCCCCGCACGAGCTCACCGGCGGCGACCTGGGCGCCGGGCTGGGCGAGCGCGCGACACTGGTGCAGTTCTCCACCGCTTTCTGCCAGCCCTGCCGTGCGACCCGCAGCGTCCTCGCCGACGTGAGCGGCATGGTCGACGGTGTGGCCCATGTCGAGATCGACGCCGAGTCGCACCTGGACCTGGTGCGCCGGCTCGACGTGCTGCGCACGCCCACGGTCCTGGTGCTCGACTCTGCCGGGCGCATCACCCGGAGGGCCGCCGGCCGGCCCCGCAAGGCCGACGTCATCGCCGCCCTGGGTGCGGCCGTAGCGGACTAGGGACGATTTCCGCGGTGCCGAACCGTGTGGAGGCGCGGCCCGGAACCCGACGACCCGTCCGGGGGAGCCGCCGGAGCGGCCGATCCCGGCCCCGGAAGGCGCCGCACCGGAGTGCGGGCCGGGGGAATCCGCGAAACCCGGACCGGTCCACGGGTCTGTGAGCGGCCCCACCCGTGACATCGGCCTGCGCAGGCCGTATCATCGGAAGCGTGAGTTCTCCGACAGAGCCGTTTCTGACGAAGCGCCGCGCCGTGGACTTCTGCCACGTCGCCGCCGCGCTCTGTCGTGCTGTCAGCTAGAGCCGAGCGCCCCGGGGCGTGACCCCGGTCCGCCGCTCGGCTGCGCGACCCGGCCGCCGGCCGCCCCTCGACTCCGCCAGCAGCACTCACCCGGGTGGGAACTCCACGATGCAGGTCGACCCGCGAGGTCAACGCTTCGCCGCCGCCGTCACCACCGCAGTCCTCGCGACCGTGCTGGTCACCGGTAGCGCATGGCTCCTCGCCTTCCAGGCGCTCGTCTTCGCCGTGGCAGTCGTCGCCGGTGTGCGGCGCTCGCCCTACGGCCTGCTCTTCGCCTGGTGGATCCGCCCGTTCCTGGGACCGCCGCACGAGACCGAGGATTCCGCCCCGCCGCGCTTCGCCCAGGCGGTCGGGCTGGTCTTCGCCCTACTGGGCCTGGCCGGCTACCTCGCGGTCGGCGCCTGGCTGGGCGTCGCCGCCACCGCGTTCGCGCTCCTGGCCGCTTTCCTCAACACCGCCTTCGGCCTGTGCCTCGGCTGTGAGACGTACCTGGCGATGCGCCGGCTGACCCCGGTGGGCCGCACCCCGTGACGGCGTTCGGCACCCCCGACCGCCTGCACGGCGACATGCACGATCGACCGATGATTCAAGGAGGTTCCCC contains:
- a CDS encoding LmeA family phospholipid-binding protein; translated protein: MRKFLVFVIFVLVVVAVADRGLHYAAESEIASRVEQQYEMSSEPEVTIGGFPFLNQAIGGEYGRIRIVTGAVVVDDVQLDRVDVTARDVTAPLSDLMTRPSVVADTADAKVLLPYSELQKRLPEGIVIENEDGQPRMSGDLALGQYSTPVTADLEVAVEDGSIMVTPADIEVGQSRLGGADLVEDLLALQVPVPEMPFGLNVQGIEALPNGVEVNAEADDVQLVGGSSPAQG
- a CDS encoding TlpA family protein disulfide reductase, producing MDAQHDGSAGAAADGAPHELTGGDLGAGLGERATLVQFSTAFCQPCRATRSVLADVSGMVDGVAHVEIDAESHLDLVRRLDVLRTPTVLVLDSAGRITRRAAGRPRKADVIAALGAAVAD
- a CDS encoding DUF4395 domain-containing protein, with protein sequence MQVDPRGQRFAAAVTTAVLATVLVTGSAWLLAFQALVFAVAVVAGVRRSPYGLLFAWWIRPFLGPPHETEDSAPPRFAQAVGLVFALLGLAGYLAVGAWLGVAATAFALLAAFLNTAFGLCLGCETYLAMRRLTPVGRTP